Proteins encoded in a region of the Streptococcus sanguinis genome:
- the nusB gene encoding transcription antitermination factor NusB, with protein MIDILLESRRGLRQRAFQALMSLEYEGDLVEACRFAYSYDKDEEADKAAEADIPAFLLNLVSGVIQSKDDLDKKIAQHLKKGWTVDRLTLVEKNILRLGIFEITEFDTPQLVAVNEAIELSKQFSDEKSSKFINGILSQFIVE; from the coding sequence ATGATTGATATACTGTTGGAATCCAGAAGAGGTCTGCGCCAGCGGGCTTTTCAGGCCCTGATGAGCCTAGAGTATGAAGGGGATCTTGTAGAAGCTTGTCGCTTTGCCTATTCCTATGATAAGGACGAAGAGGCAGACAAAGCGGCGGAAGCTGATATTCCAGCCTTCTTGCTCAATCTGGTCTCTGGTGTAATCCAGTCCAAGGACGACTTGGACAAGAAAATTGCCCAGCACCTCAAAAAGGGCTGGACAGTGGATCGTCTGACGCTGGTCGAAAAAAACATCCTGCGTCTGGGGATCTTTGAGATTACGGAGTTTGACACTCCACAGCTAGTAGCGGTCAACGAAGCCATTGAGCTTTCCAAGCAATTCTCTGACGAAAAGTCCAGTAAGTTCATCAACGGGATTTTGAGTCAATTTATCGTTGAATAA
- a CDS encoding Asp23/Gls24 family envelope stress response protein, whose amino-acid sequence MAAEQLGEIVIAPRVLEKIIAIATAKVEGVYSFANKSMSDSLSMRSLGRGVSLHTDETGDVTVDIYLYLEYGVSVPTVAVAIQKAVKSAVFDMAEVELSAVNIHVAGIVPEKAPKPDLKDLFDEDFLND is encoded by the coding sequence ATGGCAGCTGAACAATTAGGTGAAATCGTCATTGCGCCACGTGTTTTGGAAAAAATCATTGCCATTGCAACGGCAAAGGTAGAAGGTGTTTATTCCTTCGCAAATAAGAGTATGTCAGACAGTCTTTCTATGCGTTCACTCGGTCGCGGAGTATCACTCCATACCGATGAGACAGGTGATGTGACTGTAGATATCTACCTGTATTTGGAATATGGTGTCAGCGTTCCGACTGTTGCAGTAGCGATTCAGAAGGCTGTAAAAAGCGCTGTTTTTGATATGGCTGAGGTAGAGTTGTCTGCTGTCAATATCCATGTGGCAGGCATTGTTCCAGAAAAGGCACCGAAGCCAGACTTGAAAGATCTATTTGATGAGGACTTCCTCAATGATTGA
- the efp gene encoding elongation factor P: MIEASKLKAGMTFETADGKLIRVLEASHHKPGKGNTIMRMKLRDVRTGSTFDTSYRPEEKFEQAIIETVPAQYLYQMDDTAYFMNTETYDQYEIPVANVEEELKFILENSDVKIQFYGTEVIGVTVPTTVELVVTDTQPSIKGATVTGSGKPATLETGLVVNVPDFIEVGQKLIINTAEGTYVSRA; the protein is encoded by the coding sequence ATGATTGAAGCAAGTAAGCTGAAAGCTGGAATGACCTTCGAAACAGCTGATGGGAAACTCATCCGCGTTTTGGAAGCGAGCCACCATAAGCCAGGTAAGGGAAATACGATAATGCGTATGAAGCTGCGCGATGTTCGTACTGGCTCTACCTTTGATACCAGCTACCGTCCAGAAGAAAAATTTGAACAAGCCATTATTGAAACTGTTCCAGCTCAATACTTGTACCAAATGGATGACACTGCTTATTTCATGAATACTGAGACTTATGACCAATATGAAATTCCAGTAGCCAATGTAGAAGAAGAATTGAAATTCATCCTTGAAAACTCTGATGTGAAAATCCAGTTCTACGGAACAGAAGTGATTGGTGTGACAGTACCAACAACAGTTGAATTGGTCGTGACAGATACTCAGCCATCTATCAAGGGAGCAACCGTTACCGGATCTGGTAAACCAGCGACACTTGAGACAGGTCTTGTTGTCAACGTACCAGACTTCATCGAAGTTGGACAAAAATTAATCATCAACACAGCAGAAGGAACTTACGTTTCTCGCGCATAA
- a CDS encoding M24 family metallopeptidase: MLSRVEKFEAALAQTDCDAVLVTNLKNIYYLTGFSGTEATVFISKTRRIFLTDARYTLIAKGVVQGFDIVETRDAIGEIVKIIADDKLQKIGFDDEISYAYFKMLESVFSAYELVPMTGFIENLRMIKDEQEIATIRKACQISDQAFLDVLDFIKPGETTELAVMNFLDARMRQLGASGASFDFIIASGYRSAMPHGVASDKVIQKGETLTMDFGCYYNHYVSDMTRTVHVGQVTDEEREIYDIVLRSNQALIEAAKAGLSRIDFDRIPRQIINDAGYGPYFSHGIGHGIGLDIHEIPYFGKSEEPIEAGMVLTDEPGIYLDGKYGVRIEDDLLITETGCEVLTLAPKELIVI, translated from the coding sequence ATGTTATCAAGAGTTGAAAAGTTTGAAGCAGCATTGGCTCAGACAGACTGTGATGCTGTTTTAGTAACCAATCTGAAAAATATTTACTATCTGACTGGTTTCAGCGGGACAGAAGCGACGGTTTTCATCAGCAAAACACGCCGGATTTTCCTGACAGATGCGCGCTATACGCTGATTGCCAAGGGAGTAGTCCAAGGTTTTGATATTGTCGAAACGCGCGATGCGATTGGGGAGATTGTCAAGATTATTGCGGACGACAAGCTGCAAAAAATCGGTTTTGATGACGAGATTTCCTATGCCTACTTCAAGATGCTGGAAAGTGTCTTCTCGGCCTACGAGCTGGTTCCCATGACGGGCTTTATTGAAAATCTGCGCATGATTAAAGATGAGCAAGAAATCGCGACCATTCGTAAGGCCTGTCAGATTTCGGACCAAGCCTTCCTAGATGTACTGGATTTTATCAAGCCTGGTGAGACGACTGAGTTAGCTGTTATGAACTTTTTAGATGCCCGTATGCGCCAGCTAGGTGCTTCAGGCGCCTCTTTTGACTTCATCATCGCTTCGGGCTACCGCTCTGCTATGCCTCATGGTGTGGCTAGTGACAAGGTCATTCAAAAGGGTGAAACCCTGACCATGGACTTTGGCTGCTACTACAATCACTATGTCAGCGATATGACGCGTACTGTTCATGTGGGGCAGGTGACAGATGAGGAACGGGAGATTTATGATATTGTCCTGCGCAGCAATCAAGCCCTGATAGAAGCAGCCAAGGCTGGACTTAGCCGAATTGATTTTGACCGGATTCCGCGCCAGATTATTAATGATGCTGGCTACGGTCCTTACTTTAGCCACGGGATTGGCCACGGTATCGGCCTGGACATCCATGAGATTCCTTACTTTGGCAAGTCAGAAGAGCCGATTGAGGCCGGTATGGTCCTGACTGATGAGCCGGGTATTTATCTGGACGGCAAATACGGCGTCCGCATCGAAGACGATCTCCTCATTACAGAAACAGGCTGCGAAGTCCTAACTCTTGCGCCGAAAGAGTTGATTGTTATTTGA
- the uvrA gene encoding excinuclease ABC subunit UvrA, whose translation MQDKIVIHGARAHNLKNIDVEIPRDKLVVVTGLSGSGKSSLAFDTLYAEGQRRYVESLSAYARQFLGNMEKPDVDSIDGLSPAISIDQKTTSKNPRSTVGTATEINDYLRLLYARVGTPYCINGHGAIKASSVEQIVDKVLELPERQRLQILAPVIRKKKGQHKTVFDKIQKDGYVRVRVDGDIYDVTEVPELSKSKQHDIEVVVDRIVIKEGVRSRLFDSVEAALRIAEGYVVIDTMDGQELLFSEHYACPVCGFTVPELEPRLFSFNAPFGSCPDCDGLGVKLEVDLDVVVPEAGKTLREGALAPWNPISSNYYPQMLEQAMAAFGIDMDKPFEELTEEEKQLIFFGSDGREFHFHYENEFGGVRDIDIPFEGVVTNINRRYHETNSDFTRTQMRAYMNELTCAACHGYRLSPQALSVKVGGEDGLHIGEISDLSIADHLLHLDKLSLTDNEATIARPILKEIHDRLTFLNNVGLNYLTLSRSAGTLSGGESQRIRLATQIGSNLSGVLYILDEPSIGLHQRDNDRLIASLKKMRDLGNTLIVVEHDEDTMREADWLIDVGPGAGVFGGEIVAAGTPPQVAKSKKSITGQYLSGKREIPVPLDRRVGNGRFIEVTGAQENNLQNITARFPLGKFIAVTGVSGSGKSTLVNSILKKAIAQKLNRNSAKPGKFKKISGIEHVDRLIDIDQSPIGRTPRSNPATYTGVFDDIRDLFAKTNEAKIRGYKKGRFSFNVKGGRCEACSGDGIIKIEMHFLPDVYVACEVCHGTRYNSETLEVHYKEKNIAQVLDMTVNDAVEFFQHIPKIARKLQTIKDVGLGYVTLGQPATTLSGGEAQRMKLASELHKRSTGKSFYILDEPTTGLHSEDIAKLLHVLSRFVDDGNTVLVIEHNLDVIKTADYIIDLGPEGGVGGGTIIATGTPEEVAANPASYTGQYLKGKLHVK comes from the coding sequence ATGCAAGATAAAATTGTGATTCACGGAGCGCGAGCTCATAATTTAAAAAATATTGATGTAGAAATTCCGCGGGACAAGCTAGTCGTGGTGACGGGGCTGTCCGGTTCGGGCAAGTCCAGTCTGGCTTTTGATACCCTATATGCTGAGGGGCAGCGCCGCTATGTGGAGAGTCTGTCGGCCTATGCTCGGCAGTTTTTGGGCAATATGGAAAAGCCGGATGTGGACTCGATTGATGGTCTCAGCCCGGCTATTTCCATCGACCAGAAGACGACTAGTAAAAATCCGCGCTCAACAGTAGGAACTGCCACTGAAATCAATGACTACCTGCGCCTGCTCTATGCTCGTGTTGGAACGCCATACTGTATCAACGGTCATGGAGCTATTAAGGCTTCGTCTGTCGAGCAGATTGTTGACAAGGTCTTGGAATTGCCAGAGCGTCAGCGGCTGCAGATATTAGCGCCGGTCATCCGCAAGAAAAAGGGTCAGCATAAGACCGTTTTTGATAAGATTCAGAAGGACGGTTATGTCCGTGTGCGGGTGGATGGCGATATTTACGATGTGACGGAAGTGCCAGAGCTTTCTAAGAGCAAGCAGCATGATATTGAGGTCGTAGTAGATAGAATTGTCATCAAGGAAGGGGTGCGTAGTCGTCTCTTTGACTCGGTCGAAGCTGCTCTGCGGATTGCTGAGGGCTATGTGGTGATTGACACTATGGATGGTCAAGAGTTGCTCTTTTCTGAACACTATGCCTGCCCTGTTTGTGGCTTTACAGTGCCAGAGCTAGAGCCACGTCTCTTCTCTTTCAATGCGCCTTTTGGCTCCTGTCCGGACTGTGATGGTCTGGGGGTTAAGCTGGAGGTGGATCTAGATGTGGTTGTGCCAGAAGCTGGCAAGACCTTGCGCGAAGGAGCGCTAGCGCCTTGGAATCCCATCTCCTCCAACTACTATCCGCAGATGCTGGAGCAGGCCATGGCAGCTTTTGGTATTGATATGGACAAGCCTTTTGAGGAACTGACTGAGGAAGAAAAACAGCTGATTTTCTTTGGTTCAGATGGGCGGGAGTTCCATTTCCACTATGAAAATGAATTTGGCGGCGTGCGCGATATTGACATTCCTTTTGAGGGGGTTGTCACTAATATCAACCGCCGCTACCATGAGACCAATAGTGATTTTACTCGGACACAGATGCGGGCTTATATGAATGAGCTGACCTGTGCAGCTTGTCATGGTTATCGACTCAGTCCTCAGGCCTTGTCTGTCAAGGTTGGCGGCGAAGACGGCTTGCATATCGGTGAGATTTCAGACTTGTCCATTGCAGATCATTTGCTTCATTTGGACAAGCTTAGCTTGACTGACAATGAAGCTACTATCGCACGCCCTATTCTTAAAGAAATTCATGACCGCCTGACTTTCCTCAATAACGTTGGTCTCAATTACCTAACTTTGTCTCGCTCGGCTGGGACTCTATCGGGAGGTGAGAGTCAGCGGATTCGTTTGGCGACCCAGATTGGTTCTAACTTGAGTGGCGTCCTCTATATCCTGGATGAGCCCTCTATTGGTTTGCACCAACGTGATAATGACCGCCTGATTGCCAGCCTCAAGAAGATGCGCGACCTGGGCAATACCCTCATCGTGGTTGAGCACGATGAGGACACCATGCGGGAGGCTGACTGGCTGATTGATGTGGGACCAGGAGCCGGTGTTTTCGGTGGTGAAATCGTCGCAGCTGGCACTCCTCCACAAGTAGCCAAGAGCAAGAAATCCATCACAGGCCAATACCTGTCAGGTAAGCGCGAGATCCCAGTACCATTGGACCGCCGTGTAGGCAATGGACGCTTTATCGAAGTGACTGGTGCTCAGGAAAATAATCTGCAGAATATCACGGCCAGATTCCCCTTGGGAAAATTCATCGCTGTGACGGGAGTTTCTGGGTCTGGTAAGTCAACGCTTGTCAACTCTATCCTTAAAAAGGCCATCGCACAAAAACTCAACCGCAATTCTGCCAAGCCAGGTAAGTTCAAGAAAATCAGCGGCATTGAGCATGTGGATCGACTGATTGATATTGACCAAAGTCCGATTGGTCGGACACCGCGCTCTAATCCCGCTACCTATACTGGAGTCTTTGACGATATTCGCGATCTTTTTGCCAAGACCAACGAAGCCAAGATTCGCGGCTACAAGAAAGGCCGTTTCAGCTTTAACGTCAAGGGCGGTCGCTGTGAGGCCTGCTCTGGTGATGGAATTATCAAGATTGAGATGCACTTCCTGCCTGACGTCTACGTGGCCTGTGAGGTCTGCCACGGCACCCGCTATAATAGCGAAACTCTAGAAGTTCACTACAAGGAGAAGAATATCGCTCAGGTTCTGGACATGACGGTCAATGATGCGGTGGAATTCTTCCAGCATATTCCCAAGATTGCCCGCAAACTCCAGACAATCAAGGATGTGGGACTAGGCTATGTGACTCTAGGGCAGCCAGCCACGACCTTGTCAGGTGGTGAAGCCCAGCGGATGAAGCTGGCCAGCGAACTTCACAAGCGCTCGACTGGCAAGTCCTTCTATATCTTGGATGAGCCAACCACGGGTCTGCATTCTGAAGACATTGCCAAGCTCCTTCATGTGTTATCACGCTTTGTGGACGATGGCAATACAGTACTCGTTATCGAGCACAATCTGGATGTTATCAAGACAGCTGACTATATCATCGACTTAGGACCAGAGGGCGGTGTTGGTGGCGGCACGATCATTGCGACGGGTACACCGGAAGAAGTTGCTGCTAATCCAGCCAGCTATACCGGCCAGTACTTGAAAGGCAAGCTGCACGTGAAATAA
- a CDS encoding magnesium transporter CorA family protein has protein sequence MKQVFLSTTTEFKEIDSLESGTWINLVNPSQSESIEIANAFGIDIADLRAPLDAEEMSRLTIEDEYTLIIVDVPITEERNNQTYYVTIPLGIIITEEAIITTCLEKLPLLDIFIHRRLRNFYTFMKSRFIFQILYHNAELYLTALRSIDRKSEQIESQLHKSTRNEELIELMELEKTIVYFKASLKTNERVIKKLTSSTSNIKKYLEDEDLLEDTLIETQQAIEMADIYGNILHSMTETFASIISNNQNNIMKALALVTIVMSIPTMIFSAYGMNFKNNELPLNGEPHAFWIIMFIAFAMSASVMAYLMHKKLF, from the coding sequence ATGAAGCAAGTCTTTTTATCAACTACGACAGAATTCAAAGAGATTGATTCGCTCGAATCAGGCACTTGGATCAATCTTGTCAACCCTTCCCAGAGTGAATCAATCGAAATCGCCAACGCCTTTGGTATTGACATCGCAGACCTGCGAGCACCGCTCGATGCAGAAGAAATGTCCCGACTTACGATCGAGGATGAGTATACACTGATCATCGTTGACGTGCCCATCACTGAGGAGCGGAATAACCAGACTTACTATGTCACGATCCCCCTTGGTATTATCATCACGGAAGAGGCTATTATTACCACTTGTTTGGAAAAATTACCTCTGCTGGACATCTTCATTCACAGGCGCCTGCGCAACTTCTATACTTTTATGAAGTCACGTTTCATCTTTCAGATTCTCTACCACAATGCCGAGCTGTATCTGACAGCCCTGCGCTCCATTGACCGCAAGAGTGAGCAGATTGAAAGTCAACTGCACAAGTCCACGCGAAATGAAGAACTGATTGAGCTTATGGAGTTGGAAAAGACCATCGTCTATTTCAAGGCCTCTCTCAAAACAAATGAGCGCGTGATTAAGAAGCTGACCAGCTCCACCAGCAATATCAAGAAATACCTAGAAGACGAGGACTTGCTGGAAGATACCTTGATTGAGACCCAACAGGCCATTGAGATGGCTGATATCTACGGCAACATCCTCCACAGTATGACAGAGACCTTTGCCTCTATCATTTCTAATAACCAGAACAATATCATGAAAGCCTTGGCTCTGGTGACCATCGTCATGTCTATCCCAACCATGATTTTCTCGGCCTATGGGATGAACTTCAAAAATAACGAACTGCCTCTCAACGGTGAACCACATGCCTTCTGGATTATCATGTTCATCGCCTTTGCCATGAGTGCTTCGGTCATGGCCTATCTCATGCACAAAAAACTATTTTAA
- a CDS encoding DUF1129 domain-containing protein, whose protein sequence is MSQVSLDKLSKKNKEFIHIATNQLLQDGKSDQEIQTILEGILPEILENQTKGITARGLYGAPTTWAASLTAKERYDAEHPKENDDPKWMMLDSVLFIFGFFTLLTSIVNLASSQPSVYGLTTLVLGSIVGGLSFYALYHFIYRFYGPDKDRSQRPKLLKSILTMAAAILLWSMSIVLTSLLPEFLNPRLSNIVVAIVGAIALALRFYLKKRFNIKSATMGPGR, encoded by the coding sequence ATGTCACAAGTATCCCTCGACAAACTCAGCAAAAAAAACAAAGAATTTATCCATATCGCGACTAACCAGCTCTTACAAGACGGCAAATCCGATCAGGAAATCCAGACCATATTAGAAGGCATTCTGCCGGAAATCCTGGAAAACCAAACCAAGGGTATCACAGCCCGCGGCCTCTACGGAGCCCCAACTACTTGGGCAGCTTCTCTGACTGCAAAAGAGCGCTATGATGCCGAACATCCAAAAGAAAATGACGATCCTAAATGGATGATGCTGGACTCCGTCCTCTTTATCTTTGGTTTCTTTACCCTCCTGACCTCAATCGTCAATCTAGCTTCCTCTCAACCGTCTGTCTATGGGCTGACGACTCTCGTACTCGGAAGCATCGTCGGTGGCCTTTCTTTCTATGCCCTCTACCACTTTATCTACCGTTTCTACGGACCAGACAAAGACCGCAGCCAGCGCCCTAAGCTGCTCAAATCCATCCTGACCATGGCAGCGGCTATTCTCCTCTGGAGCATGTCCATCGTCCTGACTAGTCTCCTGCCTGAGTTCCTAAACCCCCGCCTGTCCAATATCGTAGTTGCTATTGTCGGCGCTATCGCCCTAGCCCTGCGCTTCTATCTCAAAAAACGCTTCAACATCAAGAGCGCGACTATGGGGCCAGGCAGATAA
- a CDS encoding ABC transporter ATP-binding protein, whose protein sequence is MKSLYRYIVHRNFLGIGIFILLLSVAVNILIPLIVRELFNEFVKGQFQYSKVSILVLLFSLNVLLGTIGNAIIEIVGEKSVYELRTKLIDGIEHLRIRVAQDYNTNETVNHVVNDTEILGEVISSTLPSFVVNVVSWIGAVVMLFVMDWKLTSLVIVFAICIIIIIKFIGKKLAILADSFRNQLAILNNRLSQLLNFLLSIKISDSTSTFVSYVKLENKRLYDYALKGVKYRVILAPLINCLLLSLIVLVFSLGFYEIKIGLLSVGTFISFMMYLYQLVPTTLAISTSLGNFAAEKGALTNIIELMKNFSENSQDFSVSAREFSLENIRYEDVSLEIDDFRLLEHINLDIKLGEIAVIIGPSGVGKTSFIKQLLKVYDINSGKIFIGDIDLKDIAIAEWYNSVSYVSQETFFIDGYSLISNLKMGKEYSDEKIRSVLNDVGLWQELDCGNQLNEIIIDKNRLSGGQLQRLALARALLEDRKILILDEATSSLDQFNERRVLDLLNKRKSQALIIQISHRKQVIECADQIIDLEKFKIS, encoded by the coding sequence ATGAAGTCTCTATATAGATATATCGTTCATCGTAATTTTTTAGGAATTGGAATATTTATACTTCTGCTTTCAGTTGCTGTAAATATTCTGATTCCTCTAATTGTAAGAGAACTTTTTAATGAATTTGTAAAAGGCCAATTTCAATACTCAAAAGTATCTATTTTAGTTCTTTTATTCTCGCTGAATGTACTATTAGGTACAATTGGTAATGCTATTATTGAGATAGTGGGAGAAAAGTCTGTCTACGAATTGAGAACCAAGTTAATTGATGGAATTGAACATCTAAGAATAAGAGTTGCTCAAGATTATAATACTAACGAAACAGTGAATCATGTTGTGAATGATACTGAAATATTGGGAGAGGTAATTTCTTCAACTTTACCAAGCTTCGTTGTAAATGTTGTATCGTGGATAGGAGCAGTTGTCATGCTGTTTGTGATGGATTGGAAGTTGACATCACTGGTTATTGTTTTTGCAATATGTATAATAATTATTATTAAATTTATAGGCAAAAAACTTGCAATCTTAGCTGATAGTTTCCGGAATCAACTTGCAATACTAAATAACAGATTGTCTCAGCTTCTAAATTTTTTGTTGAGTATAAAAATTAGTGATTCAACGAGTACCTTCGTTAGTTATGTAAAATTAGAAAATAAACGCTTATATGATTATGCTTTAAAAGGGGTAAAATATCGTGTTATTTTAGCGCCTTTAATCAATTGTTTGTTATTATCATTGATAGTCTTGGTCTTCAGTTTAGGTTTTTACGAAATTAAAATAGGACTTCTGTCAGTCGGTACTTTTATTTCTTTCATGATGTATTTATATCAATTGGTTCCAACGACTTTAGCTATTTCAACCTCTCTTGGAAATTTTGCTGCAGAAAAAGGAGCTTTAACTAATATAATTGAGCTTATGAAAAATTTCTCGGAAAATTCTCAGGATTTTAGTGTGAGTGCTAGAGAATTTTCTTTAGAAAATATTAGATATGAGGATGTCTCTTTAGAGATAGATGATTTTAGATTACTAGAGCATATTAATCTGGATATAAAATTGGGGGAAATTGCAGTAATTATAGGGCCTAGTGGAGTTGGTAAGACAAGTTTTATCAAGCAATTGTTGAAAGTTTATGATATAAATAGCGGGAAGATTTTTATAGGAGATATTGATTTAAAAGATATTGCTATAGCAGAATGGTACAATTCAGTAAGTTACGTTAGTCAGGAGACTTTTTTCATTGATGGTTATAGTTTGATAAGTAATTTAAAAATGGGGAAAGAATATTCGGATGAGAAAATCAGGAGTGTGCTGAATGATGTAGGCTTGTGGCAAGAGTTAGATTGTGGTAATCAATTAAATGAGATAATCATAGATAAGAATAGACTTTCTGGCGGTCAATTGCAACGTTTGGCTCTTGCAAGAGCTCTTTTGGAAGACAGGAAAATACTTATTCTTGATGAAGCAACATCGTCTTTGGATCAATTTAACGAGAGGAGAGTATTGGATCTTTTAAATAAGAGAAAATCACAAGCATTGATTATCCAGATATCTCACCGAAAACAAGTTATTGAATGCGCCGATCAAATTATAGATTTGGAAAAGTTCAAAATATCATAA
- a CDS encoding CPBP family intramembrane glutamic endopeptidase codes for MAKRKLENVLVAAGLVVLVLLLSMFGSLLILIIASNKLSVDMLFLSTRVCLLLAFLIVFYLYYCIYRENFLRSSKFKQKSPLNALLIFFTFFVSFIVLIHVIDKYPREQLYTLLSIFLITSIAEELLFRGLVEFHLKKEFDFVWVIIIQACLFAFLGHQSFDFFSNLFIRLPLGIGLSLIHRYTHLYSSCIVVHFVYDTVMFALSK; via the coding sequence ATGGCAAAAAGAAAACTAGAAAACGTTTTAGTAGCGGCGGGTCTTGTCGTTCTAGTCTTACTGTTGTCAATGTTTGGAAGCTTGCTTATCCTGATAATAGCCAGTAATAAACTTTCAGTGGATATGTTGTTTTTGTCTACGAGAGTCTGTTTGCTTTTGGCATTTCTAATAGTATTTTACCTATATTATTGTATTTATAGGGAAAATTTTTTAAGATCCTCCAAATTTAAGCAAAAGAGCCCATTGAACGCTTTGTTAATATTTTTCACTTTCTTTGTATCATTTATAGTTCTTATACATGTCATTGATAAATATCCTAGGGAGCAATTGTATACGCTTTTATCAATTTTTTTAATAACTTCTATTGCGGAAGAGTTATTATTCAGAGGGTTGGTAGAGTTTCATTTGAAAAAAGAATTTGATTTTGTTTGGGTCATTATTATTCAAGCTTGTTTATTTGCTTTTTTAGGTCATCAGTCTTTTGATTTTTTTAGCAATCTTTTCATTAGGCTTCCATTAGGAATCGGCTTGTCTTTGATACATCGGTATACACATTTATATAGTTCCTGTATTGTTGTGCATTTTGTTTATGATACAGTTATGTTTGCTTTATCTAAATAA
- a CDS encoding ABC transporter permease — MRLTFLLKSLFKSLSANKRQSLLTIGSLVIGVVSLLLVLSLGNGVGQSIVQQLNSVTGGRKTFTINCTNYKDGAGFTENDRQRLMGFANIQNVELSINPQLNTVSVHLLGDRSMDGSVVNYDQLSSKYNEKNNDIKVISGKALSEIQQSNGNEIAIKDTASKKLFPTTSSEGELVSIGGDYYKISAVYQGSEETPDLLVTEKMFLRNTSYRNHFNQAKIKYRGSKSKAEKQVLKYLERYGSSKKKGVYEIEDLHQVVGQINRTTSLATNLIAGVAGISLIVAGFGVMSATYSSVAGRKSEIGLRRAFGAKKSSIRNQFIVEGLFLAFISSFISVVFVLVISQLLGNSMGVRLIVTRDNILTAVLVPSVICFIFTYFPAVSASRKNVLNLLR, encoded by the coding sequence ATGAGACTTACCTTTCTTTTAAAGAGTCTGTTTAAATCCTTGAGTGCTAATAAAAGGCAGTCGTTACTGACGATAGGATCCTTGGTTATAGGAGTTGTGAGTCTCTTGCTTGTGCTTAGCCTAGGAAATGGAGTAGGCCAGTCGATTGTTCAACAGTTAAATTCGGTCACTGGAGGACGGAAGACCTTTACTATTAATTGTACAAATTATAAGGATGGGGCTGGATTTACTGAGAATGATAGACAGAGATTGATGGGATTTGCTAATATTCAAAATGTAGAACTCTCAATTAATCCTCAGCTCAACACAGTTTCTGTTCACCTCCTTGGAGATAGGAGTATGGATGGAAGCGTTGTGAATTATGATCAACTCTCATCAAAATATAATGAGAAGAATAATGATATTAAAGTTATTAGTGGGAAAGCCCTAAGCGAGATTCAGCAATCAAACGGAAATGAAATTGCTATTAAGGACACGGCTTCGAAAAAACTGTTTCCTACAACTAGTAGTGAGGGAGAACTCGTTTCAATAGGTGGGGATTACTACAAGATAAGTGCTGTCTATCAGGGAAGTGAGGAGACACCGGATTTATTAGTGACGGAGAAAATGTTTCTTAGGAATACTAGCTACAGAAATCATTTTAACCAAGCAAAAATCAAATATAGAGGAAGTAAAAGCAAGGCTGAAAAGCAAGTCCTCAAGTATTTAGAACGCTATGGTTCCTCAAAAAAGAAGGGTGTCTATGAGATTGAAGATCTTCATCAAGTGGTAGGTCAAATCAATCGAACAACCTCTCTAGCGACTAATTTGATTGCCGGAGTTGCTGGGATTTCTCTAATTGTTGCAGGCTTTGGAGTCATGAGTGCAACCTATTCATCTGTCGCAGGAAGAAAGAGTGAAATTGGTCTCAGGAGAGCATTTGGGGCAAAAAAATCCAGTATTCGCAACCAATTTATCGTTGAAGGATTATTTTTGGCTTTTATTTCCTCATTTATCTCAGTGGTTTTTGTACTTGTCATTAGTCAGCTTTTGGGAAATTCTATGGGGGTTCGTTTAATCGTAACAAGGGATAATATCCTCACAGCTGTCTTGGTTCCTTCGGTGATTTGTTTTATTTTTACCTATTTTCCAGCGGTATCAGCTTCAAGAAAGAATGTCCTGAATTTATTGAGGTAA